A window from Bufo bufo chromosome 1, aBufBuf1.1, whole genome shotgun sequence encodes these proteins:
- the RPS19 gene encoding 40S ribosomal protein S19 — MPGVTVKDVNQQEFVRALAAFLKKSGKLKVPEWVDTVKLAKHKELAPYDENWFYTRAASTVRHLYLRGGAGVGSMTKIYGGRQRNGVKPSHFSNGSKCVARRILQALEGLKMLEKDPNGGRRLTPQGQRDLDRIAGQVAAANKKQH, encoded by the exons ATGCCCGGAGTCACCGTAAAAGACGTGAACCAGCAGGAGTTCGTCAGAGCCCTGGCTGCTTTCCTCAAGAA ATCTGGTAAACTCAAGGTTCCAGAATGGGTGGACACCGTGAAACTCGCCAAACACAAGGAACTGGCGCCATACGATGAGAACTGGTTCTACACCCGCGCAG CTTCCACAGTCCGTCACTTGTACCTCCGCGGTGGTGCCGGCGTAGGCTCCATGACAAAGATCTACGGTGGGCGTCAGCGCAATGGGGTCAAGCCAAGTCACTTCAGCAATGGATCAAAGTGCGTAGCCCGGAGGATACTGCAGGCACTGGAGGGCCTGAAAATGTTGGAGAAAGACCCCAATGG CGGTCGCAGACTGACTCCCCAGGGACAGAGAGATCTGGACAGAATTGCTGGACAG GTCGCAGCCGCCAACAAGAAACAACATTAA